The Listeria welshimeri serovar 6b str. SLCC5334 genome has a window encoding:
- a CDS encoding DHH family phosphoesterase → MKSKILNEIKQYETIILHRHVRPDPDAYGSQMGLAEIIRASFPEKKVYSVGNDEESLQFLGAVDEITDEIYKAALVIVCDTANQERISDNRFNLGKALIKIDHHPNDDAYGDLLWVDTTASSCSEMIVSFWESFSEELILNETAARLLYAGIVGDTGRFLYPSTTEETLRLSAHLVTFPFDRPALYRELYELPKNTVKLSGYVLQNFVMDENGAATVYLSDTLLEEFEVNPRDASALVSCIENVKGIKAWIMFIQEGPVFRARLRSKGPVINELAKEYGGGGHPLASGATLHNEKEIKAMTAKLAQICAAK, encoded by the coding sequence ATGAAAAGTAAGATTTTAAACGAAATAAAACAATATGAAACGATTATTTTGCATAGACATGTAAGACCAGATCCAGATGCATATGGATCGCAAATGGGACTTGCGGAAATTATTCGAGCAAGCTTTCCTGAGAAAAAAGTGTACTCGGTTGGAAATGATGAAGAGTCGCTCCAATTTCTTGGTGCAGTAGATGAAATAACCGATGAAATCTATAAGGCTGCGCTTGTGATTGTCTGTGATACCGCGAATCAAGAACGGATTTCTGACAACCGTTTTAACTTAGGTAAAGCATTAATCAAAATTGATCACCATCCAAATGATGATGCTTATGGCGACTTGCTATGGGTAGATACGACTGCCTCTTCTTGTAGCGAAATGATTGTCAGTTTTTGGGAATCTTTTTCAGAGGAATTAATTCTAAATGAAACTGCCGCGAGACTTCTTTATGCGGGGATTGTTGGCGATACAGGACGTTTCTTATATCCAAGTACGACAGAAGAAACTTTACGTTTATCTGCGCATTTAGTAACATTTCCGTTTGATCGTCCGGCACTTTACCGTGAATTATATGAACTTCCGAAAAACACAGTCAAACTTTCCGGCTATGTTTTACAAAATTTTGTTATGGATGAAAATGGTGCTGCTACGGTATATTTAAGTGATACACTTTTAGAAGAATTTGAAGTGAATCCGCGCGATGCTTCTGCACTTGTTTCTTGCATCGAAAATGTAAAAGGAATCAAGGCCTGGATTATGTTCATTCAAGAAGGACCAGTTTTTAGAGCGCGTTTACGTTCAAAGGGTCCAGTTATTAATGAGCTGGCCAAAGAATACGGTGGTGGTGGTCATCCGCTTGCTTCGGGTGCTACTCTGCATAATGAAAAAGAAATAAAAGCAATGACAGCAAAACTTGCGCAAATTTGTGCAGCCAAATAA